From Fusarium oxysporum f. sp. lycopersici 4287 chromosome 10, whole genome shotgun sequence:
CAAACGATTCATCACAATGGCTGCTACTAGAGGCCTCAGCGAGATTCCAACCCTCGCCTCTCTCTATCGCGACCCTGATTCTACCCTGTCCGAGGCTCAtctctcatcaagaagcgaCCCTGACTATCCTGCATCTGATTCCATCAACAAGCGCATCGGCTTGATTCGTGGCGATATCACCAAGCTTCGACTCGATGCCATCGTCAACGCCGCAAACAGATCTCTACTAGGCGGAGGGGGCGTTGATGGAGCCATTCACAGGGCCGCCGGTACTGATCTGGTTAAGGAGTGTAAGTCCCTCGGCCCCATTAACACTGGTGAGGCCGTCATCACAAAGGGTTACAACCTCCCTTCCAAGCATGTCATTCACACTGTCGGACCTGTGTACGCTGCAGACGCGAACCCCAACGAGAGTCTCGCCAATTGCTACCGCGAAAGCTTGAAGCTTGCCGTCAAGAACGGCGTGACCACGATCGGTTTCAGCGCCATCAGCACAGGCGTTTACGGGTTTCCCAACCTTCCTGCCGCTAAGATTGCCTGCAGGACTGTGAGAGAATTCCTTGAGAGTGAGGAGGGAAGCAAGCTCACCCGAGTGGTATTTGTCACGTTTGTTGCTCCCGATGTGAATGCGTACAACGAGACGATTCCGTTAGTTTGTTATACCTGATGCCTCATCCACATACTGACAGTTTCTTTTTAGGCGAATGTTCCCCCCTACGAAAGACGGATCTGCGTAGAAAGGACCAGATGTCAACCTCGCGAAGCATAAGAATCATCTTTATGGGATTCTTGATGTCCAAGGGCAAGACCGAGAAATATGTTTTTCCAATACCATCCCAGACTCAACCCAATCAACGAATGCTTACACCTATTATGGTACACCTTGCGGTCCAAATTTACTACCAAGAAcgcttggcttggcttgtggTCTTCCAGGTAATGAGCATGATAGGCTAGCCTTTGTTGGCGTTTGCAACATGATACATAGCTTTATAGGGGCTGTTTTTAAACAGCACTCTCAATAGAACTTCTCCCGGCATTGCACCTCCTTGCGAGAGAGATCAAACAGCAGGCGCGAGATCAACGTGGAATGTTGAAACTCCTATAATATTATGTGAATACTAAGACTTTTCGAACCGGCGTGCCCTGGAACGAATCTCATAATGTATCGTTTTATCTACCTTAATAGAAGTCCTCTAACGATAAGTCGAAGATTTAAATCCTGAGTCTAATCCCCCCAACTCCGGTGGTAACCAAAGAATTTGTCCCTTCAAGTCACAGGCATACAGTTCTGTATGTTCGGCATGGTTTCGATAAGAAAAAGTGCAACGTTAACCACTGTTGAATCAGTCATATATACTACTAGATGAGGCCTTCAAAGCCGCGCAAGAGTCAAAGGAAACACACTTCCGCCAAAAATGCCCTATCAACGTACTGCAAAACATCTTAACCACTGTCTGACCCCGACCTCTAGTTACTGGGTCCACCCGggcccttcttcttgtttttcttcttatttttCTTGCCCTGCTTTTGATCACCAGAAGCCCCTTCCCCCTCTGGTGTATCCGACGTGTCTGGCGCATCCTGGgtctcagcagcctcagaTGTCTCTTGGGTATCGTCGTCTTCAGTGGCTGGCTCCTTTCCACTCTTTGAGCCCGTTATGGTCTTATCATCACTTCCTTTGCTGTTTGTCAGTTGAGAAAGCATCGCCTTGAGTTCTTCCATCTCAGCTCGCAGCTTGCGGACTTCAATGACAGCAGGCTCGTCTTCCACGTTAGGCTTGACAGCCTCACAAGTCTTGGCCCAGCCTTCACCTTCCATGTCAAGGTCCTCGTGAAATTGTTCCCACTCATTGACCTggtcgtcatcctcctcgcctCGTGAGCGGTTGTGTCGAATCTTTCGTGCAGATCGCCTCTCGAAAATGGCTGcaacaaaaagaagaggGGAGTACAGAGTAGCCATGACGCAGTCATTGATGAACTCGTATGTGGACTTTGGTATCCACCACTCCAGTAGTCCCGAAATGACGATTTCGACGAGGTTGAAAGGGGCGATATAAACATTCTCATCAGGAGCTCGAACGAACTGCATTGTCTTTTGCGCGAACAGTGCGAGATATTCATCATCGGCATTTTCATAGATATCCTCATAGGCCGAGTTGTAAAGTGCAATGAGGATATTGAGGAGAATAATCTAGAATATTGAGTTAACTTGACTCTCAAGGACTGATTGTTACCAACTTACCATGACAACAAAAGTAAAGCAGTAGTAGAGAATCAGACCGAATGGATGTCCAAAATCATCGAAACCATCAAACTCGGGACTCTGCATAATAGCCTTGAGCATAGACTCAATGATGAACCAGGTATCGCCCATGATGTTGTCATCAGCAATATCAAGACCGATGAATGCCTGGAGGAAGCCAATGATGACAACGATAagcaaggcaaagaagatgagggatTCCTTCATCATAACTTTCAGCACAACTAGCATGGCGCCGAAGAACCGGAAGCTGTCAAAATAGAGCAAGAGGCGGGACCAAAACATGGGCgcaacaaaagaaagcagaTTATAGCTGAGCTCGTTGTACTTCTTATGCACATCATCGTTGTCCCTGTATGCCAGCCCTATGATGCGTAGAACCAATGATACAGTCAAGAAGGAGTAAAGGACCAAGTTAAAAACATTCCAGAATCCCAGGATGTGGTAGCCAGCCTTGTAGTATTTGAGGCATTCGTCGCAGACATAGGCAAAGGTGAAGATGTAGAGCGCAATCTCAGCACCATCCAATACTCCTGATGCATTGGCAGAGTTGACTGCGGCCGTATACAGAGCAAGATATATGATGGAGAATAGCAACTGGGCGGCATTCTGATAGCGAGGTGCACGCATACGATCGGGATCCATGTGGATAAGTAGGCTGGTGTTTGCTTTGTTCTTGTAATCAACAAACTCGGAAGGatcgtcttcgtcttggaCTAGCCAGCCACGCCAGAGATATGCAATGCATTTCTGATAACCAGAAGAGCCAATGACCCGGACTGCGTGCAGGTCGACAGCCTTCTCAATGACATTGGTTGGGGCTGTTGGAACCTGGTCAATGAGAAAAGAGTaccgacgaagaagaacgTGGTGCAGGAGGTAATCGAgatcctcttctccctcgATACTAGTTCGAGTAAGCTAACTGCAATTGGTGATCGAGACATCACTTTAAACTCACATCTGCTTGGCGATGACAGTGCAGGCAACAGCGCGCAAATCGTGGAGATCAGCATCCCACAGCTCTAGAATGGCTTCGCGTTTGAACCATCGCATGTTAACTAGCAGGGCATAAACCTACGAAACGCAAAGTCAGCATAACGTATCGAGCATCATGGAAGAGTGCTCGACGTACAACGCATGATCGGTATTTCTGGCCGCCAGCTTCCTTAGCCGCCTGTACaaccttgttggtgatgacagTGCTATGGGATCGCGTGATAGCACTTTCTTCAAGCTCGCAAGGGACGCATTCGCGAATCAAATGTCGCAATCGCAGGCAAACCTTCATGACCTCAGCCGGGGGAGTAGCAGATGTGATATTCTGGTTCCGATGGCTAGGCAAAACTATGGTATGTGAGCTAATAGCCAGATTTCGTATCGATGGAATAACATACGGgctctctcctcctcatgGAGCCACTCGCGTCGGCTGGTGGTTCCATCGCTAAAAAGGCCCTTGAAGCGGTTCCATGTGCTGGGCATGATGGAAGCTGTGAGCTTGTGGCTCAGAATATGTTTTCAATGCGAAAAGCGACGCTGGAGGGCAAACGAAGAGGCGAGTTGGGAGCCTTGACGCCGAAGGGTTCCGGCAAAGAACTGACGTCGCGTATGGTCTTAGGATCGGCCGGCCTCCAAAACAAATACGCAAATGCTGTGTCGCAATGGATCAGACTAAATTTGGACCCGGAAGCGATGCTGTCTCAGGAGGATCTTTGTGCAGCAATTGACGGCTGATTGCAGCATGCACGAGTTCAGCGTAGACGATCCCCTCAAattgagatggaagagagagaatCACAGGTTCTCCCTCCAAGGTGCCTTAGTCCAATTCATTCCAAGTTCTTTCCCGCAAACCTTCAAGGTTTATCCAACCCAAACCTGGTATAGCTGAAGGAGGAGCTATCTTTGCGACTGTGATGACGTCGCGGAGGCTGGTAATTGGCCCACTAATACACTAACGCTGCGGCCGTCCGTGCTTCCCATGCTCGCAGCTCGCTTTGTTCCATCCATCGCCAAGTTGAGCTTGGCCTAGAGCCCCATAGCTTAATTTCTTGCAGTATTGCGGGCATCCATcaaccaagatcatcaaaaCCTTAGTATAAAAGCAAGCAACGATCTTTCAGCTCAAGAGGAGCCTAAGTTTGGAATCGCAATATCAGGGGTATAAGCAGTCTCTTTCTGCACCCAAGGGAACAAGAAAGCACACATTTTAGTAATGTCAACGATTCTGATTTATGAGCTTGTCCACATTTGCTGATTACCTGTATGATAATaaaggtggaggaggggTTGCGGTTCGTGAGCAGGTTTTTTTTTCACATGTTCAAGGAAACATGGCATGGTCAATGCTGAATCGATGATCCGATCCCCGATGGAAACCCAATGTTTTGTGggaatatacttatagatGCGCCTTTTATTTTTGTTCAAGATGTTGTTCATGCAATATATTCCGAGCATACGACCTGGTGACTTAAGCAAACTCCAAATGCCATGGCCGTTCCTCATGTGCCGGTTTCCTTGTCTTTACCTCTAAGTCCTCGTACCGTTTTGTTTGATATGCTCAAGGTACTAAAGTTTGGCCTCTTTACTGACATGTCCTATGTAGCGCCAGCACGTCGTGCCAATAATATGAATAGCATGATCTTGTACATCGCATCAACAGCTCTGGACTCACTAATACACACTTCACACCAAACTTGCTGCCTCGATAGTACCTATGCAGTCTCCGATTCTCGTCCTGCCAGTCCGATGAAGTAACACTGCGGATGGCGTTTGTCGGCTGCTTCCTGTTGTGGTCGCTGTTGAGACATGGCCAACACATTGGATCCTTGGTGGTAAGAAGACTGCGGAGCGTCTATTGGCTGCAGAGAGAGGTTGAAAATGGATGTATACCTCCAAACACAAGCACCACATGTGGGTTGCTGCAGTAGAAAGTCCATCTTGCGGGCTTCATTCTGTCATTTATCGTATTTGGGATCTCAACATTGCACCGATACGAGGGATGTTGATCGATGAAACGTCTTACCGCTCGTGTTGCACTTCATTTTGATATCACGGGCTGCTCGCATCTGATACTCTTGCCAGCTCAACACTGGGGCCCTGTACTTCAACACTAAACCTTAGGAAGCTCTTTTGGCCGGCAAGTTCGGGGTGATCCCCCACATCGCAGGCATCATTTGAATAAGGCTGGCTTACTACACAGTCAGAGATTTGTGACCAAATTCAGCTCGATTGCTGGACAGTGGATGCCTATTGAGCAAAGAAAGGTGAGGCGGTTTGCCTGCTGGCAAGGTGTGTATTCACCATTAGAAGCTATTGGGTCAGAAGTGGGAGCGAGACTTAAACTCTGCGGTGGAAAAGTTGGTAAGATCGCGCCAAGGAGTTTCTACACTTTGAGAGGGTTTGTTCGGATACCGTTGGCCTGCAGTGCGACCCTGAATTTGCAGACATCAAAATTGAGGCTGACGAAGTTTGAAGATCAACTGTCAATGGAAATAGGTGGGTGGGTACCAGTGGAGGTGTTGGCCTCAGACCCACCAGCGAATTTAGCGCCTCTACATAGGGGACGGGAACACTAGGGTAGTGGAGGTGGAAGATCATCTGGGGTTGTAAACGAAGAGAACTTCaaacgacgacgaagaaTAGGTACCGAGGTACCTGAGCTACTGGTCCTCACTACATCGAAAGGTTGAATAATACTGCAAACCTGAGTAAGACTGAAGGTCCTACTGTACTTTCGTACTCACGTGAGTGAAAAAGATCAACAATGTATTGGCTGCCTGGTAACTATGTAGGCTAGTGGACAGTCATATTCATTGTCATCTGCAGCATCAGTCAGGGATCCAATGTAGACTAACATGTGGTGGAATACTTTTTGTTGAACCACATTTAGCCAATCAATTTGTAAAGAACCGACTGATCCTATGCATGTTGTATTTGTGGCTGTTGCGTACATCTTTTGGTGCCTGCCTTggctaggggaggcaagaaaacttaggatcTCAATCCTAAGGTATAAAAACACTTGagtaatttattataagtttaaGGAGGTCCTTTGATAAGTTTATTCTGGCCTCCTTTAATAAGGTCTGAggctttcttgctccctgaggcTTGGTTCTCTTACCCAGGTTGGTAGTAGCCACAGATGCAGTTGGCTCGTTGAcctctgcatctgcatctgccTGGCACTGGCAGTGTTATTCATTGCCTCGCGCCTTCGCTTGCAGCCTGGGCTTGTGCGTGCACCTcattttccttcttcttccttctccctcCCGCCTATTTCTACTTTTAAGCATCACTTCCTCTctcatcttgttgatgtctttCACCTCTTCATTCATACAGGAATGCGATAACAGTACTGTTACTGACATTCAAACGAAACTCCACAAACAGGAGTCTTTTACCAACACTCTTTTCTGTATTCTATGGTGAAATCTTTCGAATCCACCCCGAGCAACCAAGCGCCATCTCAACTCAACAGATTGCTTTGAAACATTCAAGTTTGCTATTCTGCCAACGCTCTCTCGATTTAATCGACTGCAGCAAGGTACTTGTGTCACGTTACAGCTTCAAAAAACCAATATGGAGCAGACAGATTCGATCACTCCCTCCGATCGTCAAAGTGGCCCAAAGCACAACAAAAAGTCTGGCCAACAAGAGGCAGATGCCACGATGGCTAATGAGGTTGACCCATCAGCCCCTGCTGCGGCTCCTTCAGAGTCGGCGGAAAGAACTTCTAAGAGTGGTTCTTGTTCGAGGAAGAGCaggcagcagaagaaggaaaggagTCAAGAAACCAAGCCGGCTTCGGTGAAAGACGAAGCTGAGACTTCTGGCATTTCCAGTGAAGACGAACCTACTTCAGATGATGATCGAGCCTCAGAAACCACAACTCTGGCTCCCAAACATTATTCGGGAGTGAATGGCAcaagcaagaagaaggaaagagCCAACGGTACCGTTTCTAAAAAAAAGACTTCGAAGGCTTCcgccaagaagcagaagaagcccaagaacaaaaagaacaagTCCGGCAGTTTCTCTGACACCGTGTCCGATTCGGACAGCGATTCCGAATCCTCTGATCCCGAGTCTTCTGATAATGAGGACCCTGTTGAGGAAAAAGACCCAACCAAGTCCTCTTCAGGCCTCGAGGGCCAACTGAGGGCGCTCGAACTTCAGTTTGCTCAACTTCAGCATCAACTGGGTAACTCTAATGGCCTGGCTCCATCGGTTAACCCAAGCGCTTTTGCCTCGTTTGGTTCATCAGCTCCGTCGTATTCTCTCCAATACCCTTCAAATCCTCTGGCTTCACAGGCAGCTAGTCTCGATCCGACACTATTCGCTCCTCGTCGATCAATTGCTGCTCGCCCTAATCGTGGCAGACGTCG
This genomic window contains:
- a CDS encoding RNA-directed RNA polymerase; this encodes MPHRFLESSVLTTSAVPRDCHQQPHHSSSPYMLTKRFITMAATRGLSEIPTLASLYRDPDSTLSEAHLSSRSDPDYPASDSINKRIGLIRGDITKLRLDAIVNAANRSLLGGGGVDGAIHRAAGTDLVKECKSLGPINTGEAVITKGYNLPSKHVIHTVGPVYAADANPNESLANCYRESLKLAVKNGVTTIGFSAISTGVYGFPNLPAAKIACRTVREFLESEEGSKLTRVVFVTFVAPDVNAYNETIPRMFPPTKDGSA
- a CDS encoding RNA-directed RNA polymerase; translated protein: MLTKRFITMAATRGLSEIPTLASLYRDPDSTLSEAHLSSRSDPDYPASDSINKRIGLIRGDITKLRLDAIVNAANRSLLGGGGVDGAIHRAAGTDLVKECKSLGPINTGEAVITKGYNLPSKHVIHTVGPVYAADANPNESLANCYRESLKLAVKNGVTTIGFSAISTGVYGFPNLPAAKIACRTVREFLESEEGSKLTRVVFVTFVAPDVNAYNETIPRMFPPTKDGSA